In Rhodothermus sp., the genomic window CAGTAATCACCGGCAATATGCGCGAGGCGGTTATGATCAGTAGTTCTCTCTCCAGACATGCGATAAGGCCGCCGGCCACATAAACCCTAACCAGCTCATCTTCGTAGCCGCCAGGAATGCGTCCAAAGGATTGCAGGCGCCGTCCCTTGAGATCGTACACGTGCACATAATGCGCCAGTTGGCCATCGCCTCCCCGCACATATAGCCGATGCTGCAACACACAGAAATCCTCTACGCCTGCGAACAGCTGCAGGTCTTCCAGATAGACGAACGTCGTATCCTGGACCCGAAACAGCTTGAGCAGTCCCCGGCCACCATCTAACACCGCCAGCGTGTCTCGTCCGATCCATCCGAGCTGGGAAGGACGAAGGAACTCAGCCGGCCCTTCCCCTCCTCTACCCACCGTCTTCAACCATTTTCCCTGGTGGTCATAGACATGCACGCCTTTATACTCATCATCAGCGATGTAAATGTGTCGTTCTCCGATCAGACCAGCTGCAATCCGGCCAATGAGGTGCCATTCGTCAGAAGGAATTGTTCGATCAAGGGTCGCTTCTACATACAGCGTATCTTCCGGCCCCGGGAACTGGTGCACCTGGGCCAGCCAGGGATGCTGCACCTCCCCTGTGGTTCCGCCGCGCTTGCATCCGGCTACCACCATAACGGCCATGCTGATCCCTAAGAAGCCACGCATAATATCTGTCGCTGGTGCTTTACCGAAAGGCATAGGAGATGCAAATATGTGGGGGGGTGTTTCGTGGTATCAGGGCCCTCTCCACCGCAAGGGAGGACCCCGGAGCTATGCTACTCCCACGGCCAGGGGTCACACCGCAAGGTCCTGCATCCCCCTTCATCCTTCAGGTCACAGTTGTAACGTAGGGAGCCCATATCATGGCACGTTCCCCCATATGGGCTACAGATATCATTTTCGCAGTAGTTGGCGCGAGCCGCATAGATCCCTTGTCCTACCACAAGCCCCACACTGCTACCCGCCCCCAGAAATAGTAATCCAAGCAGTATCACCCGCAGTTTCCGCCTGAGCCGATTCAAGACAGATGTCCGTTCCATAGCCTCCTCCCTGGTTTCATAATGAACTGGATGGTTTAGGATCTACCCTACTGAAGAAAATCTGGCCATTCAACTTGCGCCAGTATAATTCGAGGCTCAGGATCATCACTGGTAGCTATCACCCTTGAATCATTGACCGCAAGAATCTCATGATTCCAAGAGAGCCCTTCCGGGGCGGATAAAACCCACCCTTTTCCATCAGTGGAGATGTAATAAGTCGTAACAAAAATATTCTCCCTCTTTCCCGCCTCTTCTATGGTGTGGTGAAACAACTGATAGATAACACCTCTTTCTATTCCATTAAGAGAACCCATTATATCAAAGTCATATTCCCAACTCATAAAAAGTCCTCTGTTTTTAAATTCTATATATACCATCTTATTAAAATAAGGAATTCTATATTCCCATACCAATTTTCCATTCGGAGAAAATGCCTGTATAATCGGAAGATTTTCGTACGCTACAATAATTAGATCTTCATTTTTAAGACAAGCAATTTTTCCATTCGTTATATGATAAAACAACATTTGTTTATGATATCTATCTATGTCTCTCTTATAATCTGGAATTTCTCCAAAGGATTTATAGTATTGCCCTGTTACCGAATATGCACGAACAACTTTTCCCGAATCTGACTTAACAAAATTTCCTATTACATATATATCATTATTTAATACACAAAAATCATGAGCACCTATTATCTGAAATGAATGATGGTATAAAATAGATTCATTCTGAATATTCAATATATACATTTGTGCCTTTCCTGCATCCAGAACAGCTACTGTTGTATCATTAATCTTTTCAATTTTAACTATTCTACGAAATTCAAGCGGTCCTTCATTCATACCTCCAATATACCTCACGAATTTTCCATCTAATGTATATAAATATATACTTTTCATCTCATCATCAACCACATAAATATAATCTTTATCGATCCATCCAGACACAGGATTGGCAATAAGATGCAAACTATCTGACTGTATTACCTTGAAATTGTACAGGTCTATCCATATCGTATCTTCTTCAACTGGCAACCAATCAATGTTTTCCATACTGAAATCTTCTATTTTAACAACTTTAGCTCTATCCTCCTGGAAACAGGAGGATAAAGTCAATAGAAGCACCAGTGCCCTGATCATTCCCCTCATGCTTACTCAATTTCAATTTCACAGGGAATTTCATTACAACCTTTACTTCCTCCCACCATATCACAATTAGTACGCTGACCTCCTGCAGCAACGCACCTCCTATCCTTACACGCATCCTCTTCGCAATACGAAGCTCGCGCCGTATACACCCACGTGCTAAGGATATACGCCGTGCCACTACCCAGTCCTATGAAAAGCAACCCCGGCAACAATCCATACAGGATTCGCCGCTTCCAATGAAAGATTCTTCTCATGATCAGATGATTATGATTTGTTGTTAAGTTTCGTCTGATGAGTTGTGAAGGATAGTAACATCTTTCCTCCCTGCTGTCAATACCCTCCCCCATTTCACACAACCTTAAAAAAATATT contains:
- a CDS encoding 6-bladed beta-propeller, translating into MRGFLGISMAVMVVAGCKRGGTTGEVQHPWLAQVHQFPGPEDTLYVEATLDRTIPSDEWHLIGRIAAGLIGERHIYIADDEYKGVHVYDHQGKWLKTVGRGGEGPAEFLRPSQLGWIGRDTLAVLDGGRGLLKLFRVQDTTFVYLEDLQLFAGVEDFCVLQHRLYVRGGDGQLAHYVHVYDLKGRRLQSFGRIPGGYEDELVRVYVAGGLIACLERELLIITASRILPVITAYRPDGTLLWEYRLPDFVPVRIHLPEPGAVEMDTHKRYDVVMALEPFMQGVLWQIGHRNNMRFVGFTTYYVDANGNVYVVNEESFHSNAILNIRSSSFIEGNNFPEPKVFSGIFSVQNEDI